The Magnolia sinica isolate HGM2019 chromosome 10, MsV1, whole genome shotgun sequence genome includes a window with the following:
- the LOC131258110 gene encoding disease resistance RPP8-like protein 3, whose amino-acid sequence MAIAESVVELLLQKLVDQLIQEAIFLRGVRDQVEWLEAEFRWMQCFLKDADSNKEGDGRVKNWVQDVKDVAYDAEDLIDTFVFKIANLKRRGFVGRIRRYAFIFNELITLHKVGSEIERIKNKIRTISESRSTYGIENISQGVGSSSQDWRLTSPLAQEPDFVGFEKDLETLVARLMEGKPRRCVVSVVGMGGLGKTTLTKKIYNNTRVEKHFHSSAWISISQEYAVRDLLQNIINCYMVLSEEELKKMNIFQLRHKISQYLQDKRYLIVLDDIWTNEAWDDLKDAFPDMNNGSRVMFTTRYEDVALNADAQSPPYELRFLETDESWELFCKKTFPGQGIGCPQDLEKSGREIVEKCHGLPLAIIVIGGLLSRKEPREWDNVRKSISWQFVEGQPQISRILSLSYRDLPYHLKPCFLYLGVFPEDYKFRAKKLIQLWVAEGLLQRRGDETLEEVGEDCLKELIQRSMIQLANRSSSGGIKSCLIHDLLQDLSISEAKEEKFLQIQHENVDALSTSMARRLAIHHNALSEYTSLKSSTPCLRSVLIYTQVVDRLERKQEMFLYRGFKLLRVLDLNKVAIQKLPNEIGALIHLRYLGCTRSRLERLPSSIGNLQNLQTLIVTTYNGILKIPSKMEKMQQLRHFQLKSPYEVGAYQEVTGVIEGHPRLDRISNLQTLSCVKAGEWMHGCLGKLTNLRKLGICLDNEGAYAEVFYEFIVKFDCLQSLRVEGKKFPLNFPFPRLPMLSKLRLKGKLEKLPEFTEFPKNLTKLTLLFSELKQDPLATLETLKNLRILKLRDSSFLGVEMACTAQGFPRLEALHFRGLHELEEWRVEEGAMPSLLHLHINGCLNLEKLPEGLQHVTTLKILELWNMPDEFKERLREDG is encoded by the coding sequence ATGGCCATTGCTGAATCTGTTGTCGAGCTCCTTCTCCAAAAACTTGTTGACCAGCTCATTCAAGAAGCCATTTTCTTACGTGGGGTTCGTGATCAAGTCGAATGGCTCGAGGCAGAATTTAGGTGGATGCAATGCTTCTTGAAAGATGCGGATTCCAACAAAGAGGGAGATGGAAGAGTGAAGAACTGGGTGCAGGATGTGAAAGATGTTGCGTATGATGCTGAGGACCTCATCGACACCTTTGTCTTCAAGATAGCAAACTTGAAACGAAGAGGATTTGTGGGCCGCATTAGAAGGTATGCTTTCATCTTCAATGAGTTGATAACTCTCCATAAGGTGGGCTCGGAGATCGAGCGGATAAAGAACAAAATCCGTACGATCTCCGAAAGTAGGTCAACTTATGGAATTGAAAATATAAGCCAGGGAGTAGGATCTAGCTCCCAAGACTGGAGGCTCACATCTCCTCTTGCTCAAGAACCAGATTTTGTTGGCTTTGAGAAAGATTTGGAGACATTGGTGGCCCGATTGATGGAAGGCAAGCCGCGCCGTTGTGTTGTTTCTGTAGTCGGAATGGGTGGTCTCGGTAAGACCACTCTTACCAAGAAAATTTATAACAACACCCGTGTTGAGAAACATTTTCACTCTAGCGCGTGGATTTCCATATCGCAAGAGTATGCTGTGAGAGATCTTCTGCAAAACATCATAAATTGCTATATGGTGCTCTCAGAAGAAGAGCTGAAAAAGATGAACATTTTTCAGCTGAGGCATAAAATTTCCCAGTATTTGCAAGATAAAAGATACTTGATTGTATTAGATGATATATGGACAAACGAAGCTTGGGATGATCTCAAGGATGCTTTCCCAGATATGAATAATGGAAGTAGGGTCATGTTCACCACGCGCTACGAAGATGTAGCTTTAAATGCAGATGCACAAAGCCCACCATATGAATTACGATTTTTAGAAACAGATGAGAGCTGGGAACTCTTTTGTAAGAAAACATTCCCTGGACAAGGTATCGGTTGCCCTCAGGATTTGGAGAAGTCGGGAAGAGAGATTGTGGAAAAATGCCATGGTCTACCTCTTGCGATTATAGTCATTGGAGGGCTCTTATCAAGGAAAGAACCAAGGGAGTGGGATAATGTACGAAAGAGCATTAGTTGGCAATTTGTCGAAGGACAACCCCAAATCTCTAGAATATTATCTTTAAGTTACAGAGATCTGCCCTATCACTTGAAACCATGTTTTCTCTACTTGGGGGTTTTTCCAGAAGACTATAAGTTCCGTGCTAAGAAACTAATTCAATTGTGGGTCGCAGAAGGATTACTGCAGAGAAGAGGGGATGAAACACTAGAAGAAGTGGGTGAAGATTGTCTGAAAGAGTTGATTCAACGAAGTATGATTCAACTTGCTAATAGAAGTTCAAGTGGGGGTATTAAAAGTTGCCTTATTCATGATCTTTTGCAGGATCTTTCCATATCAGAAGCAAAGGAAGAAAAGTTTCTCCAAATTCAGCATGAGAATGTGGATGCTCTATCGACATCTATGGCCCGTCGACTTGCAATTCACCATAATGCTTTAAGTGAGTACACTTCCTTAAAATCTTCCACTCCATGCCTTCGATCTGTGTTGATCTACACCCAAGTTGTTGATAGGCTCGAAAGGAAACAAGAGATGTTTCTTTACAGAGGCTTTAAATTGCTCAGGGTGTTAGATTTAAATAAGGTAGCAATACAAAAGCTACCGAATGAGATAGGTGCACTGATCCACTTGAGGTACCTTGGGTGTACCAGGAGTCGATTAGAAAGGCTTCCATCATCTATAGGAAATCTTCAAAATTTGCAAACACTAATTGTAACAACTTATAATGGCATTCTCAAGATACCGAGCAAAATGGAGAAGATGCAACAGTTAAGACATTTCCAACTGAAGAGCCCATATGAAGTGGGGGCTTACCAGGAAGTTACAGGTGTGATAGAAGGGCATCCACGACTGGACCGGATTAGTAACCTCCAGACTCTATCATGTGTAAAGGCTGGTGAATGGAtgcatggttgcttgggaaagctcACCAATCTTAGAAAACTAGGTATATGTTTAGATAATGAAGGAGCCTATGCTGAGGTATTTTATGAATTCATTGTCAAGTTCGACTGCCTGCAGTCCTTGCGTGTGGAGGGAAAGAAATTCCCATTGAATTTCCCTTTTCCACGTCTTCCCATGTTAAGTAAGTTGCGTTTGAAAGGAAAGTTAGAGAAGCTACCTGAGTTTACTGAATTCCCAAAAAACCTCACCAAGCTCACCTTGTTGTTCTCTGAATTAAAGCAAGACCCACTGGCGACATTGGAGACACTGAAAAACCTTCGCATTCTCAAGCTACGTGACTCTTCATTCCTTGGAGTGGAGATGGCTTGTACTGCACAAGGGTTTCCTCGACTCGAAGCCTTACACTTTCGAGGGTTACATGAATTAGAGGAGTGGAGAGTGGAGGAAGGAGCTATGCCAAGTCTTTTACATTTACATATCAATGGATGCCTTAATTTGGAGAAGCTTCCAGAAGGACTGCAACATGTTACAACCCTCAAGATATTGGAGTTGTGGAACATGCCCGATGAATTCAAAGAAAGGCTTCGAGAAGACGGGTGA
- the LOC131217412 gene encoding pentatricopeptide repeat-containing protein At2g22410, mitochondrial-like gives MIITGRARRPPAISHLLRSLVDLDTCNLPYALAIFRQIPGPTSFLWNTIIRDCSRHGAPQESISLYLEMCRNSVVPDNYTFQFLFKACALCFSFRAGQAIHGNYIKVVDVSDVFVGNSLIHMYSEFGWVDVARRVFDEMGQKNVVSWTVMVGGYVKIGDMGEARRVFDEMPERNVVSWTSMIAGYSQNDLAEEAVGFFKRIVVDGVKPDAVAMISVLSACTRLGDLDLGKWVHQFVDRERINITQKLGVALIDMYTECGDVNAARQVFDRMVWKIVAAWNAMIDGYCKLGDFESARLLYNQMGQRDLITFNSMITGYIQSSSFMEALLLFAELWVLDLKPDKFTMVGLLITCGNLGALNQGKCLHTLILESLIESDVFLGTALVDMYAKCGSIDQAILVFNRMHEKDVLAWTAMISGLAMHGDGKSALAHFSMMQKEGIQPNRVTYIGVLNGCSHSGLVQEGWQHFSEMTSLYNIEPEVEHYGCMVDLLGRAGYLEEADELIQNMQMEPNAVIWGSLLGASRVYNNVTFAEKAAKHLLVLEPHKDAVYVLLYNVYASSGRWANATQIRGMMEEKGIKKIAGCSSIVVDGKIHEFTAGDRSHSQFEEI, from the coding sequence ATGATCATAACTGGGAGGGCTCGCCGCCCACCCGCAATCTCTCATCTATTGAGATCGCTCGTGGATCTCGACACCTGCAATCTTCCCTACGCCCTCGCCATCTTTCGTCAGATTCCGGGACCCACCTCCTTCTTATGGAATACCATCATCAGGGACTGTTCAAGACACGGCGCCCCGCAAGAATCCATCTCTCTTTATCTCGAAATGTGCCGGAACAGCGTGGTTCCAGACAACTACACCTTCCAGTTCTTGTTCAAGGCATGCGCTCTGTGTTTTTCGTTCAGAGCAGGGCAGGCGATCCACGGCAATTATATTAAGGTAGTTGATGTATCTGATGTTTTCGTGGGGAATTCTCTGATTCATATGTACTCGGAGTTTGGATGGGTTGATGTCGCCCGACGAGTTTTTGATGAAATGGGTCAGAAGAATGTGGTGTCGTGGACAGTGATGGTTGGTGGTTATGTGAAAATTGGAGACATGGGTGAGGCTCGGAGGgtctttgatgaaatgcctgagaGAAATGTGGTTTCTTGGACTAGCATGATTGCAGGTTATTCTCAGAATGATCTCGCAGAAGAAGCTGTTGGGTTTTTTAAAAGGATAGTGGTGGATGGTGTTAAACCGGATGCTGTCGCGATGATTTCGGTGCTTTCCGCTTGCACGCGATTAGGGGATTTGGATTTGGGCAAATGGGTTCATCAATTTGTTGATAGAGAGAGGATCAACATTACTCAAAAATTGGGTGTTGCTTTGATTGATATGTACACGGAGTGTGGAGATGTAAATGCTGCACGTCAGGTTTTTGATAGAATGGTTTGGAAGATTGTAGCTGCTTGGAATGCCATGATCGATGGTTACTGTAAATTAGGTGATTTTGAAAGCGCTCGTCTGCTTTATAATCAAATGGGCCAGCGTGATCTCATCACGTTCAATTCGATGATCACTGGCTACATTCAAAGCAGTAGCTTCATGGAGGCCTTATTATTGTTCGCAGAGTTGTGGGTTTTGGATTTGAAGCCCGATAAGTTCACAATGGTGGGTCTACTCATTACTTGTGGAAACTTGGGCGCACTCAATCAGGGAAAGTGTTTGCATACATTAATTTTGGAAAGTCTGATTGAGTCAGATGTTTTTCTCGGGACGGCACTTGTAGACATGTATGCAAAGTGTGGGAGTATAGATCAAGCCATATTGGTCTTTAATAGAATGCATGAGAAGGATGTGTTAGCTTGGACCGCGATGATTTCAGGCCTGGCAATGCATGGTGATGGGAAATCGGCTCTCGCCCACTTTTCGATGATGCAAAAGGAAGGGATTCAGCCTAACAGAGTGACATATATTGGTGTTCTAAATGGCTGCAGCCATTCGGGCCTCGTTCAAGAAGGTTGGCAGCATTTCAGTGAGATGACATCTTTATACAACATAGAGCCTGAGGTTGAGCACTATGGATGCATGGTTGATCTTCTCGGCCGTGCTGGTTACCTAGAGGAAGCAGATGAGCTCATCCAAAACATGCAGATGGAACCAAATGCCGTTATATGGGGGTCATTGTTAGGTGCTAGTAGAGTTTATAACAATGTCACTTTTGCTGAAAAGGCAGCAAAACATCTTCTTGTTCTAGAGCCTCATAAGGATGCTGTGTATGTACTCTTATACAATGTATATGCGAGTTCTGGAAGATGGGCCAATGCCACCCAGATCAGGGGCATGATGGAAGAGAAGGGGATAAAAAAGATAGCTGGGTGTAGTTCCATTGTGGTGGATGGGAAAATACATGAATTCACTGCAGGCGATAGATCGCATTCCCAATTCGaggaaatctga